One part of the Procambarus clarkii isolate CNS0578487 chromosome 41, FALCON_Pclarkii_2.0, whole genome shotgun sequence genome encodes these proteins:
- the LOC123761062 gene encoding chitooligosaccharidolytic beta-N-acetylglucosaminidase isoform X2, with amino-acid sequence MTKALEVCWAVALVGSLSFALSAATDFFALPSPWGYRCDAGQCIKEDNSGLEGLVTLNTCKLTCGAYGVLWPRPTTAVLGSSVVEFLPSNVTHTTACAGEVCALLETAIGIFKDNLQRYHPDYVDGSAPWDGPWDPVTLAHTLQIDVVVSGEETRVTLDTDESYDLSVQTSGDITKASIVAPTYFGARHALETLSQLVDFQENRDSLMIVTTASITDAPVFKYRGIILDTSRNYISVESIRRTLDTMAANKLNTFHWHITDTHSFPLYLETLPNMAYYGAYSSREVYYPADVRYLVEYGRVRGVRVLPEFDAPAHVGNGWQWAEKEANLGKLAVCVNKEPWQSFCVEPPCGQLNLANPNMYKVLGQLYDEMVQLFSPIDLFHFGGDEVNLNCWNTTEEIVTWMNSNNFGLESDSYYQQWAIFQEKSRQLLTSANGGKEVPGILWTSHLTEAGRVDRFLNNSQYIIQIWSTGDDPVIGELLNKNFRVIFSNYDAWYLDCGMGAWVGDGNNWCSPYKGWQKVYENSPYDLAISQTGSSHPDLILGGEAALWTEQADDTAVDSKLWPRGSALAERLWTNPDSTWQAAEARLIHHRQRLVKRGVMAERIQPQWCHQNEGFCYL; translated from the exons GTTACCATCGCCCTGGGGGTACAGGTGCGATGCTGGGCAGTGTATTAAAGAAGATAACTCAGGTCTTGAGGGTTTGGTGACACTCAACACTTGTAAGCTGACCTGTGGTGCCTACGGCGTCCTCTGGCCTCGGCCTACCACAGCTGTCCTGGGAAGCAGTGTGGTAGAATTCCTCCCTTCTAACGTCACCCACACCACCGCCTGTGCCGGAGAAGTTTGCGCTTTGCTAGAGACGGCGATCGGAATTTTCAAGGATAATTTGCAGCGGTATCATCCGGATTATGTCGATGGTTCTGCTCCCTGGGATGGTCCCTGGGACCCGGTCACGCTGGCCCACACTCTCCAAATtgatgtggtggtgtctggtgaagAGACACGGGTCACTCTGGACACCGACGAGTCCTACGACTTGTCAGTACAGACTTCGGGAGATATCACTAAGGCATCAATTGTCGCACCTACGTACTTCGGTGCCCGCCACGCACTCGAGACCTTGTCGCAGCTGGTGGACTTCCAGGAGAACCGAGATTCTCTTATGATCGTCACCACTGCTTCAATCACCGACGCACCAGTCTTCAAATACCGTGGAATTATTCTTGACACTTCCCGTAACTACATAAGTGTGGAGTCCATTCGACGGACTCTTGATACCATGGCGGCCAACAAGCTAAACACCTTCCACTGGCACATCACTGACAcccattccttccctctgtaCCTTGAGACCTTACCCAACATGGCCTACTACGGCGCCTACTCGTCCCGTGAGGTGTACTATCCGGCGGATGTTCGCTACCTGGTGGAATACGGCCGGGTGCGGGGCGTGAGAGTCCTTCCCGAGTTCGATGCCCCAGCACATGTGGGCAACGGGTGGCAGTGGGCAGAAAAGGAAGCAAATTTGGGAAAGCTGGCTGTTTGCGTCAACAAG GAGCCGTGGCAGTCCTTCTGTGTAGAGCCACCATGCGGGCAGCTGAACCTGGCCAACCCCAACATGTACAAGGTCCTAGGCCAGCTCTACGACGAGATGGTTCAGCTCTTCAGCCCCATCGATCTCTTCCACTTCGGCGGCGATGAG GTGAACCTCAACTGCTGGAACACAACGGAGGAAATAGTAACTTGGATGAACAGCAACAATTTTGGGTTAGAAAGCGACTCTTACTACCAGCAGTGGGCAATCTTCCAAGAAAAGTCACGCCAGCTCCTGACCTCCGCTAACGGTGGCAAGGAGGTCCCTGGGATCCTATGGACATCACACTTGACGGAGGCGGGGCGCGTCGACCGCTTTCTCAACAATTCTCAGTATATCATTCAAATCTGGTCCACTGGGGACGACCCAGTTATTGGAGAACTTCTGAATAAGAATTTCCGTGTGATATTTAGCAACTACGACGCGTGGTACTTGGACTGTGGCATGGGGGCATGGGTAGGCGATGGTAACAATTGGTGCAGCCCCTACAAGGGCTGGCAGAAGGTATACGAAAACAGCCCTTACGATTTAGCCATCAGCCAGACCGGTTCTTCACACCCAGACCTCATACTTGGAGGAGAGGCAGCTCTGTGGACCGAACAAGCCGACGACACTGCAGTGGATTCTAAG CTGTGGCCGCGCGGGTCAGCTCTGGCGGAGCGGCTGTGGACCAACCCCGACAGCACCTGGCAAGCCGCTGAAGCCCGACTCATCCACCACCGACAACGGCTAGTCAAGAGGGGCGTCATGGCGGAGAGAATCCAACCCCAATGGTGTCACCAGAACGAAGGCTTCTGTTACCTTTAA
- the LOC123761062 gene encoding chitooligosaccharidolytic beta-N-acetylglucosaminidase isoform X1 yields the protein MTTQDPSTRLQSPAGRRWGRHYIICSCPGVSQKTMTKALEVCWAVALVGSLSFALSAATDFFALPSPWGYRCDAGQCIKEDNSGLEGLVTLNTCKLTCGAYGVLWPRPTTAVLGSSVVEFLPSNVTHTTACAGEVCALLETAIGIFKDNLQRYHPDYVDGSAPWDGPWDPVTLAHTLQIDVVVSGEETRVTLDTDESYDLSVQTSGDITKASIVAPTYFGARHALETLSQLVDFQENRDSLMIVTTASITDAPVFKYRGIILDTSRNYISVESIRRTLDTMAANKLNTFHWHITDTHSFPLYLETLPNMAYYGAYSSREVYYPADVRYLVEYGRVRGVRVLPEFDAPAHVGNGWQWAEKEANLGKLAVCVNKEPWQSFCVEPPCGQLNLANPNMYKVLGQLYDEMVQLFSPIDLFHFGGDEVNLNCWNTTEEIVTWMNSNNFGLESDSYYQQWAIFQEKSRQLLTSANGGKEVPGILWTSHLTEAGRVDRFLNNSQYIIQIWSTGDDPVIGELLNKNFRVIFSNYDAWYLDCGMGAWVGDGNNWCSPYKGWQKVYENSPYDLAISQTGSSHPDLILGGEAALWTEQADDTAVDSKLWPRGSALAERLWTNPDSTWQAAEARLIHHRQRLVKRGVMAERIQPQWCHQNEGFCYL from the exons GTTACCATCGCCCTGGGGGTACAGGTGCGATGCTGGGCAGTGTATTAAAGAAGATAACTCAGGTCTTGAGGGTTTGGTGACACTCAACACTTGTAAGCTGACCTGTGGTGCCTACGGCGTCCTCTGGCCTCGGCCTACCACAGCTGTCCTGGGAAGCAGTGTGGTAGAATTCCTCCCTTCTAACGTCACCCACACCACCGCCTGTGCCGGAGAAGTTTGCGCTTTGCTAGAGACGGCGATCGGAATTTTCAAGGATAATTTGCAGCGGTATCATCCGGATTATGTCGATGGTTCTGCTCCCTGGGATGGTCCCTGGGACCCGGTCACGCTGGCCCACACTCTCCAAATtgatgtggtggtgtctggtgaagAGACACGGGTCACTCTGGACACCGACGAGTCCTACGACTTGTCAGTACAGACTTCGGGAGATATCACTAAGGCATCAATTGTCGCACCTACGTACTTCGGTGCCCGCCACGCACTCGAGACCTTGTCGCAGCTGGTGGACTTCCAGGAGAACCGAGATTCTCTTATGATCGTCACCACTGCTTCAATCACCGACGCACCAGTCTTCAAATACCGTGGAATTATTCTTGACACTTCCCGTAACTACATAAGTGTGGAGTCCATTCGACGGACTCTTGATACCATGGCGGCCAACAAGCTAAACACCTTCCACTGGCACATCACTGACAcccattccttccctctgtaCCTTGAGACCTTACCCAACATGGCCTACTACGGCGCCTACTCGTCCCGTGAGGTGTACTATCCGGCGGATGTTCGCTACCTGGTGGAATACGGCCGGGTGCGGGGCGTGAGAGTCCTTCCCGAGTTCGATGCCCCAGCACATGTGGGCAACGGGTGGCAGTGGGCAGAAAAGGAAGCAAATTTGGGAAAGCTGGCTGTTTGCGTCAACAAG GAGCCGTGGCAGTCCTTCTGTGTAGAGCCACCATGCGGGCAGCTGAACCTGGCCAACCCCAACATGTACAAGGTCCTAGGCCAGCTCTACGACGAGATGGTTCAGCTCTTCAGCCCCATCGATCTCTTCCACTTCGGCGGCGATGAG GTGAACCTCAACTGCTGGAACACAACGGAGGAAATAGTAACTTGGATGAACAGCAACAATTTTGGGTTAGAAAGCGACTCTTACTACCAGCAGTGGGCAATCTTCCAAGAAAAGTCACGCCAGCTCCTGACCTCCGCTAACGGTGGCAAGGAGGTCCCTGGGATCCTATGGACATCACACTTGACGGAGGCGGGGCGCGTCGACCGCTTTCTCAACAATTCTCAGTATATCATTCAAATCTGGTCCACTGGGGACGACCCAGTTATTGGAGAACTTCTGAATAAGAATTTCCGTGTGATATTTAGCAACTACGACGCGTGGTACTTGGACTGTGGCATGGGGGCATGGGTAGGCGATGGTAACAATTGGTGCAGCCCCTACAAGGGCTGGCAGAAGGTATACGAAAACAGCCCTTACGATTTAGCCATCAGCCAGACCGGTTCTTCACACCCAGACCTCATACTTGGAGGAGAGGCAGCTCTGTGGACCGAACAAGCCGACGACACTGCAGTGGATTCTAAG CTGTGGCCGCGCGGGTCAGCTCTGGCGGAGCGGCTGTGGACCAACCCCGACAGCACCTGGCAAGCCGCTGAAGCCCGACTCATCCACCACCGACAACGGCTAGTCAAGAGGGGCGTCATGGCGGAGAGAATCCAACCCCAATGGTGTCACCAGAACGAAGGCTTCTGTTACCTTTAA